The Eriocheir sinensis breed Jianghai 21 chromosome 21, ASM2467909v1, whole genome shotgun sequence genome includes the window agagagagagagagagagagagagagagagagagagagagagagagagagagagagagagagagagagagagagagagagagagagagagagagagaatgctatcgCTGTCATTAAAATACTTTCACAAACACATTGATTAAAGTACTCGAACTAGGAAAAAATATTAAGATGCTAGTAGGTTAAAGACATAATCATATACATTCAAAGAACTATCACCTTTTTCTTGTGCCTAAACGTGTTTCATAAAATTTCCTTCATCACCCTCTTATGCACTTTCTCgtttccagtttccttttttaTCCCGGTTTCAAAGGTTGCAAAAGGAGTGACAAAAGCTGACTCACAAGGAAAGAGGCTTCGTTCACTGTTTTCTTGTGTCGGTATGTCCGGTTTCCTGGTGACAATCATTTTTATAGCAAGGCCCGTGTTCTCAAAAAGGTTTCAGCGTCCTACAACACCTATTTCAACAAGCTATCGTGGAGGCTGCTTGGGTTTTCACTGACGGTTTTATGCTCCTGGCGATAGTTTTCAAAGGCTACCACACCATGAACAGGGAGGATATGTGATAACTTCATTagccttctcttcatcctctgaAAATTGTCCTAATGAGAGTTGAACCCATTTAAACATCCGGCCTTATACTTACGTAGTGTTTAATCCCCATGTAAATCAGTGCTATACGATCCCCTCCCTTATGCTGTATCACAACTTAAAGTCCCGGtgaattattatttattttttgtgttggcGGTTTTCGTATAATTGGGTGACGAATTATTACGCGGCGCTCGGTCCTCATGTGCAACAGCGATAAACGATCAACTAAAAGCCTTGCCAAGTACATTCATCCGTTGCCAGTTTGATTTATCGAGTGACATAAATAACTACAGAGCGTTTGATCCACATGTATTGCACCGATAAACAATCAACTCCCAAATGGTGCATTGCAAAGGGAAaaagaattatattattttatttgcgtTGCCGGTATTGAGTTTATTCGGTGACATGAAGATACGGACTTTCTTTATTGTGAGTTGAGTAGTCAGAAAGCAATACAACCTTAAATTTTCGTATTCTGAAGTGGATACCATGCCTGACTATTAAAGTATTTCCTGATGTCATACCTCATATATTAAAACAGAATGCTAGTGGGATCGATCCTTACGTAAAAGTCCCATTCCTCGGGCAAGTCACATTATGCATGGAGCTGATAACAGATAGACAACAGAAGCAACAGAGTGGTAACCCAGGATTATAGAAGATAGGACAGACACAAGCTGGATGGATTTCAGTCACACCCGACGGAGGTGCGGAACATTTGGAAAGGTTTTGCCATGCCACGGACTTCTAATGATTGTAGCTGAtgttaatgatgttgatgattatgatgatgagggggaggaagagaagcaagaaagaCCACTCGGTCCTTCAGATTAGCCGTCCCATCCCACGGCCTCTGATCCCCATGTAATAGAATCACAAACGATCTAATTCTCATGCCTCGATTCGTGCACACTCGCCGGTAACTGAACCCTTTCCTCGGTGCCTGCAGCTCGCCGGTgacctttcttccattcttggCTGAACCAGATTCGGGAAAAAAGTCTCCTGGTTTATATTATTAATACAAAAAACTAGACTTCACCTTTCAACCAGACAaactttcactctcttcctccttcagtaacACGCGGCGGACGGACGGGAGCCTTTCTACTTCGAGTCTACCCTTCACAAGACTCTGCGCTCCTATTCTTAtaacatttcctctcctcttaccgaTGCACTCTCAACACATTTGTTACTCCGGCAACCCTACCCCGTGCCCACACAACAGGTGACGCCACGCAGGGGACCTTTACTCCCCTGTATGGCGTGTCTGAAGGGGCACGGGGTGGGAGGGAGAACGGGGCGGGGGCTCGCACATAAAGGAAGTTCAAGGAGGGGGGCGGGGATGGCCTCGGGGTGACATGATGCAGCACAGTTTTGCAAGTATTCACACCTTTCCCATTCAGCCATACACGTCCCGCTCTGACCATCGCTTTCGTTGTCACAGAGATtcacaggtaaaaaaataaaaaaaacctatCCAGTCTGTATATGTCCCTGCTAATTACTCCCATTATAACTTTTCCGTCTACATTCGCTCATGCTTTCTTTGAGGCGTATAAAAACAAGACAATTTCCTTCACTTTGTATTATatcaacctttctttctcttgccaCACGATTTTCTATTCgactttctattctctcttcatCTTGCTCATCCTTTCACACTTAATAATGAGACACTTTCccgcgtgtgggtgtgggtgtgggtgtaggtgtgggtgtgttttaTTAATAATTACTTTCCTGCTTTCCTCGATATCCAAGTTTTTCTTTGTGGTCTTGTcacgcctctgtgtgtgtgtgtgtgtgtgtgtgtgtgtgtgtgtgtgtgtgtgtgtgtgtgtgtgtgttatcatctattctttcccttttccttactctctttaTCTCTAAAATGATATGATCTGCATTATTTCAGTTCTCCCTGCCGCTCATATTTTctcccaaacttttttttttttttatcttctctcactttcccgtcctctctctatttttttttttgttcccctttccttccttaaaatTCTTAGACAAAATAAGACACACTCCTGTttgattttttgttcttttgtattttttttctctcttgctccAGGCCACACGATTATCTCCTGGTTTACTTTCTTTTAAATGTAACGTGATACCACCCTCTGTTGTATTGTATCAAcctttgttcctctctcttccctgccaGCCACTCATGCCCTACGAGTTCGCATACGAGGTGAAAGACGACGCCACGACCAATTACCAGAACAGAGTGGAGTTCGTTGAGGATGGCGTGTTGCGGGGGAGCTACAGCCTCCTCTCCCCTGACGGTGTGGTTCGAACTTCCGTCTATTCCGACACCGGCAATGGCTTCGAGGTGAGTTACTCGGCATTAGGGCGGCGACGAGAGCCTACGAACGCCGTTAGAATGGCAAAGAATGAAGTTTGGCATATTACTGAGTAGCGACATAGATATTGCAGAAGTCAGGACAGAGAAAATAGGTGGAAATATGAAATTTAAACCCATGCTGGAGCAGGAAAGAGCACAAAatatgaaaagtagaaaatactGGAAAGGCATTTGTCTGTAgcgactgatgatgatggtgatgataaaggcattGAGGAGAGCATACGAGCGTCTTTAAAATACCAGGAATAGATGTTGGACATAGATGCTGCCCGTAGATggagtttcatttttttcttactaaCAGTTACTATATACTATATTATGGAAGTAAATCTAAAGTAAATATTTGTCTGCGatcaaacacataaaaaaacactgCATACCAGGAAAGAAAGGGAGCTTGTAAATTACACCGGCGAGTGAAATCGTCTTTCTTGTTTGCCTTCATCAAGCCGGTCTGTACGATGACTAAGGCACATGCAGCACATTCCTGACACACACTGTACCCCCTGAACAAGTCCTGCTGAAGGCACTTACTCATGAGGCCGCTCGCACCACAACGTTTGTCGCATCAAGATTTTCTATTCAGCGTATCATTCATGACACCCGCTTTCCTCTCTGAGCCAATCCTGCTAAAAACATTTATACTGCCGGCTTCGCTGCTTCATTCGTCCTAttaccgttttctttttcatgtgtATGAGCTTTGAGACTCAGCAAAATGAGAACTTTAATGTTTCGTTTTCTTTGCCAGTTGTATAAAGTTTTGGTGCGAAAATATAACAGTCTACCCGGCAATGGGGAACAGTTGATATATAAttacgacgacaacaacaacaatactagaagtgaaaatatgataataataataataataataataataataataataataataataataataataataataataataataataataataaaataatgaggtAACAAAAATTGACCATCCTCCCGGTTGGACACAAATCCTTCAACATGGCGCCTCTTTCCGTCCTCCCACAGGTGACCCTCCACGAAGTGCCAACAGACATCGTGGTCATCGGCTCAGGCCTCCCTGGTGACCCCGCGCTCAAGGCCGGGGGCACGTACAGGTACTACGACTCTCGCGACTCAGGCTCAAGGGAGTCCTTCCGGCCATCTTTCAGCAGGAGCGGTGGATTTGAGGCTTTCTCTAAAGCATCAGAAGGGTTTGACGGGTCTTCAAGAGGGTCAGCTATCTTTAGTTCATCGAGCAACAGAGACTTTTCATCGAAAAATAAACAGTCAAGTCGCGAAGAGTCATCCAGGCGCGAAGAATCGGAAAGGCGCGAAGAATCGTCGAGACGCGATGAGTCAAGACGCGAAGAATCGTCGAGACGCGATGAGTCAAGACGCGAAGAATCCGAAGGCTCCAGATTTGAATTTTTAACGAATGACAAGAGTGCCTTGGAAGCCTTCGACAGGGAGAGCGCCAGCCAAGGCTTCTCTGGTGGGTCTAGGGACTCCGAGGCTTCGTCGAGACGCAAAGAGTCAAGACGCGAAGAATCCGAAGGCTACAAATATGAATTGTTGACGAATGACAAGAGTGCCTTGGAAGCCTTCGACAGGGAGAGCGCCAGCCAAGGCTTCTCTGGCGGGTCTAGGGACTCCGAGGCTTCGTCGAGACACGAAGAGTCTGGAGGCTTTGGAGAGTTCTCGCATGCCTTCGCGTCATCGTTCTCCCAGCAGGGAGGATCTGGAGGTGGATCAGGTGGTGGATCTGGAGGTGGATCAGGTGGTGGATCTGGTGGTGGATTAGGTGGTGGATTTGGTGGTGGATCAGGTGGTGGATCTGAGGGTGGATCAGGTGGATCAAGAGGTGGATTCGGTGGTGGATCTGAGGGTGGATCATTAGGTGGATCTGGAGGATCAAGTGGTGGATCTGGTGGTGGATCAGGGGGTGGATTTGTTGGAACTGGTAGTGGATCAGGTCACGGTGGATCTGGTGGTGGATCAGGTGGTGGATATGAGGGTGGATTAGGTGGTGGATCAGGGGGTGGATTCGGTGGTGGATCTGAGGGTGGATCATTTGGTGGTGAATTTGGTGGATCAGGTGGTGGATCTGGTGGTGGATCAGATGGTGGATCTGGAGGTGGGTCAAGTGGTGGATCTGGTGGTGGATCAGGGGGTGGATTTGTTGGAACTGGTGGTGGATCAGGTCACGGTGGATCAAGTGGTGGATCTGACGGTGGATCAGGTGGCGGATtcggtggtggttctggtggatCAGGTGGGGGATCACATGGTGGTTCAAGTGGATCAGGTGGCGGATccggtggtggttctggtggatCAGGTCGCGGATCACATGGTGGTTCTGGTGGATCAGGTGGCGGATCAGGTGGCGGATCACATGGTGGTTTAGGTGGATCAGGTGGCGGATTCGGTGGTGAATTTGGTGGATCAGGTGGCGGATccggtggtggttctggtggatCAGGTGGCGGATccggtggtggttctggtggatCAGGTGGGGGATCACATGGTGGTTCTGGTGGATCAGGTGGCGGATCACATGGTGGTTCAGGTGGATCAGGTGGCGGATTCGGAGGTGGATCTGGTGGATCAGGTGGCGGATCACATGGTGGTTCAGGTGGATCAGATGGCGGATTCGGTGGTGGATCTGGTGGATCAGGTGGCGGATTCGGAGTTGGATCTGGTGGATCAGGTGGCGGATCACATGGTGGTTCAGGTGGATCAGATGGCGGATTCGGTGGTGAATTTGGTGGATCAGGTGGCGGATTCGGTGGTGAATTTAGTGGATCAGGTGGCGGATCACATGGTGGTTCAGGTGGATCAGATGGCGGATTCGGTGGTGGATCTGGTGGATCAGGTGGCGGATTCGGAGTTGGATCTGGTGGATCAGGTGGCGGATCACATGGTGGTTCAGGTGGATCAGATGGCGGATTCGGTGGTGGATCTGGTGGATCAGGTGGGGGATCACATGGTGGTTCTGGTGGATCAGATGGCGGATTCGGTGGTGGATCTGGTGGATCAGGTGGGGGATCACATGGTGGTTCTGGTGGATCAGATGGCGGATTCGGTGGTGGATCTGGTGGATCCGGTGGCGGATCACATGGTGGTTCTGGTGGATCAGATGGCGGATTCGGTGGTGGATCTGGTGGATCAGGTGGGGGATCACATGGTGGTTCTAGTGGATCAGGTGGCGGATCACATGGTGGTTTAAGTGGATCAGATGGCGGATTCGGTGGTGGATCTGGTGGATCAGGTGGCGGATTCGGAGTTGGATCTGGTGGATCAGGTGGCGGATCACATGGTGGTTCAGGTGGATCAGATGGCGGATTCGGTGGTGGATCTGGTGGATCAGGTGGGGGATCACATGGTGGTTCTGGTGGATCAGATGGCGGATTCGGTGGTGGATCTGGTGGATCAGGTGGGGGATCACATGGTGGTTCTAGTGGATCAGGTGGTGAATTCGGTGGTGGATTTGGTGGATCAGGTGGCGGATCACATGGTGGTTCAGGTGGATCAGATGGCGGATTCGGTGGTGGATCTGGTGGATCAGGTGGGGGATCACATGGTGGTTCTAGTGGATCAGATGGCGGATTCGGTGGTGGATCTGGTGGATCAGGTGGGGGATCACATGGTGGTTCAGGTGGATCAGGTGACGGATTCGGTGGTGGATCTGGTGGCGGATCCGATGGTGGATCAGGTGGATCAGGTGGCGAGTTCGGTGGTGGATCTGGTGGATCATTTGGCGGATCACATGGAGGTTCAGGTGGATCAGGTGGGGGATCCGGTGGTGGATCTGGTGGATCAGGTGGCGGATCCGATGGTGGATCAGGTAGTGGTTCAGGTGGATCAGGTGGCGGATTCGGTGGGGGATCTGGTGGATCACATGGTGGTTCAGGTGCATCAGGTGGGGGATCCGGTGGTGGATCTAGTGGATCAGGTGGCGGATCACATGGTGGTTCAGGTGGAGGATTCGGTGGTGGATCTGGTGGATCAGGTGGCGGATCACATGGTGGTTCAGGTGGATCAGGTGGGAGATCCGGTGGTGGATCAAGTGGCGGATCCGATGGTGGATCAGGTGGCGGATTCGGTGGTGGACTTGATATTGGACTCGGTTTTGGAACTGATGGACCTGGTGGATCAGGATCTGGTATTGAACTCGGTTTGGGACTTGGTGGTGGACCTGGTATTGAGCTCGGGTTTGGAACTGATGGACCTGGTGGATTCGGTGGTGAACCTGGTGGATCAGGAGGTGGATTCGGTGGTGGACCTGGTGGATCAGGTGGCGGATCACATGGTGGTTCAGGTGGATCAGGTGGCGGATccggtggtggttctggtggatCAGGTGGTGGATTCGATGGTGGATCAGGTGGTGGTTCAGGTGTATCAGGTGGCGGATTCGGTGGTGGACTTGATATTGGACTCGGTTTTGGAGCTGGTGATGGACCTGGTGGGTCAGGAGGTGGACTTGGTGGATCAGTTGGCGGATTCGGTGGTCGACCTGGTGGATCAGATGGTGGATTCGGTGATGGATCAGGTGGGTCAGGTGGATTCGGTGGCGGATTCGGAGGTGGACCAGGAGGTGGATTCGGTGGTGGATCAGGTGGATCAGGTGGATCAGGTGGATTCGGTGGCGGATTCGGTGGTGGACCAGGAGGTGGATTCGGTGGTGGATCAGGTGGATCAGGTGGATTCGGTGGCGGATTCGGTGGTGGACCAGGAGGTGGATTCGGTGGTGGATCAGGTGGATCAGGTGGTGGATctggtggtggagcaggtggaTCTGGTGGCGGGGTCAGTGGTGGAGgggccggcggcggcggcgtcaacCTACAGGACAAGGCCGTGTTCATCATTCACCCTGACTTCTTCAAGACCGGCGCGGGCGCCGGCCTGACGGGCCTGCCGGAAGTGACGGAGCCCATTATTATCGTGAGTGACAATAAATTTGCCCAGGGTGGGGGTGGGGCTGGCGTAGGTTTCAGTAATGCTCTGGGCGGAGGAGGGTTTGCGGGAGCCTTTAGCAGCGTGAACAGGCTGggagaggctgctgctgctgacacCACAGCGGCTCACTCAAGCGGTGCTGCATCAACTGCTACCGCCGAAGAAGTAAGTACATCCTCTGGTAAAAGTGGATCGACCTCGACCAGTGCCATTGAAAGCGCTTCATCCTTAGGCAGTGCCTCAATAAGCGCTTCTTCTCCAAGCAGTGAAGGCTTCGTTGCATCCACCTTCAGCTCCAACGGATTGACTGTTGGAAGTGCGACAGGTGATTCTACCTCTGCCTCGAGTGGATCATTTGGAAGAAGTACCATCGAAAATGTCTCATCCTCAGCTAGTGCCGCTGAAGGAGCATCTTCAAGTGGTGCTACAAAGAGTGCTTCATTCTCCAGTGCAAGTGAATCATCGGGCAGCGCCACTGATGGTGCTTCTTTTTTAACTAGTGCTTCCGAAGGTGGTTCATCCTCCCACGGATCAGTTTCCTCAGGGAGTGGAACTGAAGGCGCCTTTTTATTTGATGCAAGTGGATCTTCCCTAGGCAGTGCGGCTGAAGTTGATACTTCTTTAGGCAGTGCCGCTGAAGTAGCCTCCTCAAGCAGTGCCACTGAAGTGGCCTCCTCAGGCAGTGCCGCTGAAGTGACCTTCTCAGGTAGTGCCGCTGAAGTGGCCTCCTCAAGCGGTGCCGCTGAAGTGACCTCCTCAAATAGTGCCGCTGAAGTGACCTCAAGCAATGCCGCTGCAGCGGCTTCCTCAGGCAGTGCCGCTGAAGGTGTTTCTTCTTCGAGCAGTGGAGGGTTCGATGCATCTACATTCAACTCTAGAAAACTATCTGTAGAAAGCAGCACAAAagattcttcatcttcttccagcAGAAAAGGTGGAGTTCTAACAATTACTTCCTCTAGCTTGGATGGATCATCTGGTATCAACAAAGCGGTAACTGATGAGTCGTCTGGCAGGGGACAATCAGTTCTCGATAGTGGAGCATCAGGAGGaacaaaaaatattgaaaaggcAGCCAATGCAAAACCAGCTTCTTCGGGTCAAATTGGGCTGAATGGATTTAGCACGTCCTTCAGTGAAGGCGGATCACAACAGTTTATAATATCCTCTAGTGGAGACGCATCCAGGTTTGACTCCCACAGATTTTCCAGCAGTGGATCCGGTGGCTCTTCAAGCAGTGGGGCGTCAAGCAGTGCCATTTTGCACAGCCAAAGCGGTGGTGACTTAAAACTGCAGGCACCGGACCAGTTACTGAAGATTCTCAATCCAGGCCAAACAGCTCGCGGGCTTCAGGGTATCCGCGGCAGTTCGGGCCAGGGCGGGGCTGTCTTCTTTACGCAGGAAACTGACCTGGCCTCTTCCCAGGGCGGCAAAACCTCCATCACACAACTGCCAGTCACTCGCGTCACCACCGTGACACACCTCCCTGACGATTCTAAGCAAGGCTCTTCCATCTTGAAAATAGCTGGCAGTTCCACGGGCTTCAAGAATAACCAGAACGTGTTCACAAGCCCACCGTCAGGTGCTGCACGATTCTTTGCATCAGCATCAAACACAAAAACTTTTCAGGCGAGTGGCAAGAAGTCAGCAGGAAACAAAATTGTTAGCATATCCGGCTCAGGAACACTCACGACTCTTCCTACTGGTGACACTGTCCTCGCCTTGGGCAGCAAACAACCCATTGCAATTTCCACTTCCCAGGGCGTCATCAGGAACAGCCGGAGGACCGCGCCCTTTTCCACCACCAACTCGAGGCAGCAACGACCGAGGCGAATCCGAGGGCGGCTTCTGAGGTCACTCTAATTGGCCAAAGAGGTGAAGACACACCTGCATTGAGGTTCACCGTCTCAGCGCCCACTGTTCCTTCAATATGTTAACGTTAGCTTGTACGATAGGCAGAATCGATGTTAATGGCCGCAGTGATCAGATTTTGCTGCTGAAAAGGGTTCATAGAAACTCTGCTTTTATGTtttacacaaacacactctcAGTCATTAACTACATTAATGAAACGAAGAGTTTGTCATTTACCTATTACACAAACACTTCACATATCACTGCACTGTTACTGTCCATACATCATGCCTCTTCCCTTTAATGGCTTGTTTTCATTCGCGAACGAAACGCTGTTACTGTTAGCCAATGCTTAGGTTAGGAACCATGCACACTTGTAGTCATGAGGTGCTgagctctgtgtgtgtatgtgtgtgtgtgtgtgtgtgtgtgtgctaagttATGTGTGTGGATCACTTGATATTGTTGTAACGGTAAGTTATCACGGAGAAGCGTGCTAGGTTTTGTGTGTGGATCACGTCAAGCTGTTTAAACAGAAATGTATCACGAGGTCCATTAGTCGTTaagttatgtttgtgtgtttataacgttgaaattaataaaaaaaatattttttataagCTGAAAAAATGTTTTATTCTAACATCTGGTTACAGGGTTCAATAAACAAACAGGTGCTCTGAGTTCTTGAAATCTATAAAAACAAAGATAAGATTAATCCACAAAGAGGTAATTAACAAAAAGACAAGAATACAAACACTGATGTTCCTGGGGTAACACTTTTAAACTCTCAAAAAGGAAGAGGCTGAGGGAGGATGGAGTGTGCTCCTTACCGGAACAAGCTGGCATGGAGAGCACGGGCGTGGGGGAACCTTCTCTACACGTCACCAACACTCCTGCAACAGATATATAAATTgctataaatggaaggaaaaacgcTTCAATGTTTAAATATGCGTTacatagaaagggaaagggtacGAGGACACTTGATCGAGAtttatgaatggatgaagggctttcatAAGGGTGATGTATAAGGATTTTAGTAGTAGAAGAGCAGAGTACAACACGTAGgctagtaatggatttaaattggataaactcagattcaacaaagacatagcaagaaccagggttgttgattttttttaatttcaagcaagatggcggcactataaaacagttgcctgcgcttccaattggctgggaccaaccaaaagagtaaagatggggccatacgctacagctgagcgtggccgcagtgctcatctccttGGCACGGGCCCCTGACCATTGATGGGAAGAAACCATCACCCCAggacagggtcagcgtgacatccgggttacgacGGTTTATCTTCCCAAAGTTTACCATtgtaagggccgccggcaaccctcacataactttgtgtgtgtgtgtgtgtgtgtgtgtggctctcgcaatctctaagcctttacaaCCATATAtacctatttatcgaccagcccgaaagggaggatgagcagctgggtgagtgggacgctgactgcccaggtcgggattcaaacccagggcGCGGGTTTGTAGCAAGGCATactaaccactagaccatggaggtataaaaaaaacaataaaaaaaatctaatgtcaacaagatgagaaaacagttGCAATAAGCAAATGAACTtaagttgctaacccatggttgccctgcacacattctaaatATTTTGGCTCATGGTTTGGAAATTGGCAACATaaaagaacatgtggttcatgttgtaaTATACTTCTGAagccatcactctgcctcagcaagatgcCGTCAGAAAGGCGGTCAGTGTCTTGTTCTGCTCCAGGACACTGGATGGACCAGGTGTGGCTGACGGAAGATATGTATAATGAACTAACAGCTCAGGTAAAAATtttgtgaagttgacagggaaaataTGGATATCGAGGTTagagagtgttttctttgtttatttctccattctATGTTGTTGCTCAGCAAtgagatcaagatttaaatcaatgacaaaaaaaaatcaaataatataaatcttgatttaaatcaatgatttaaaaaaataatttgatttaagttttgatttaaatcaacttgatttaaatcaaacaaccctggcAAGAACTGCTTTACTAATATTGTGGTGGATGAGTGCAGCAATcactcatgtggtgagtgccaatatgataTATAGCTCCAAGGAAAGcttacataaattcatggatactGAGGATAAATGGGGTTAGGATGACAAAAACCTGCCTTGTATGGGCATTCCGGACTCTTGcagattatatgtgtgtgtgtgtgtgtgtgtgtgtgtgtgtgtgtgtgtgtgtgtgtgtgtgtgtgtgtgtgtgtgtgtgtgtgtgtatctatgtgataaagaaagagaaagagaaagataaggagaattcaaatattcgtgtatttaatcATTcacctatttatttactttacatccggttaaaaatatacatattttaGTACGTTCCCGAACATTGGTGTGTCGCAGCTGCATTACCTGATATGCTTTTTAAGAAACGATGGCTCGGCAGATCTCTAAAGCTGCTGAGATAATCCACATAATTAACTCATCCCACCACACACCTGCACCTTCCCAAGCCCTGCCTCCAGCGTCACCTGCTCTGCGCCACGCCTCCTGCTGTGCTCCACCGTCCCCTTCCTCAGGTGCCCGTTTCCAACCTTGCTGCATCAACCTTCACACCAGGAGCCTTCCTCGTACCTTTAGCTGTCCCTTGACTTCCATAATCTCTCTCTGCATTTCAATAGTTGATATAATTTTCCCGTAAGGCTCTCATTTCTTATCTCTGCGTCTATCATTTTTTTCGCTGCGAATATTGACTATCAAATGTTCAGGATTCCAAAATGGTTGTCTGTTAACTTGTAAAAAACAAAATTGCTTATTCCCAGTTGCCTATTCGGTGAAGTTCCCTCGAAGC containing:
- the LOC127001562 gene encoding uncharacterized PE-PGRS family protein PE_PGRS54-like isoform X15; this translates as MWKVVVVAAALSVAAVAGEGGQEAQLSGPGLSLGELLRGSRESSGEYRVRHFGRGGGDDDDSEEFPPLMPYEFAYEVKDDATTNYQNRVEFVEDGVLRGSYSLLSPDGVVRTSVYSDTGNGFEVTLHEVPTDIVVIGSGLPGDPALKAGGTYRYYDSRDSGSRESFRPSFSRSGGFEAFSKASEGFDGSSRGSAIFSSSSNRDFSSKNKQSSREESSRREESERREESSRRDESRREESSRRDESRREESEGSRFEFLTNDKSALEAFDRESASQGFSGGSRDSEASSRRKESRREESEGYKYELLTNDKSALEAFDRESASQGFSGGSRDSEASSRHEESGGFGEFSHAFASSFSQQGGSGGGSGGGSGGGSGGGSGGGLGGGFGGGSGGGSEGGSGGSRGGFGGGSEGGSLGGSGGSSGGSGGGSGGGFVGTGSGSGHGGSGGGSGGGYEGGLGGGSGGGFGGGSEGGSFGGEFGGSGGGSGGGSDGGSGGGSSGGSGGGSGGGFVGTGGGSGHGGSSGGSDGGSGGGFGGGSGGSGGGSHGGSSGSGGGSGGGSGGSGRGSHGGSGGSGGGSGGGSHGGLGGSGGGFGGEFGGSGGGSGGGSGGSGGGSGGGSGGSGGGSHGGSGGSGGGSHGGSGGSGGGFGGGSGGSGGGSHGGSGGSDGGFGGGSGGSGGGFGVGSGGSGGGSHGGSGGSDGGFGGEFGGSGGGFGGEFSGSGGGSHGGSGGSDGGFGGGSGGSGGGSHGGSGGSDGGFGGGSGGSGGGSHGGSGGSDGGFGGGSGGSGGGSHGGSSGSGGGSHGGLSGSDGGFGGGSGGSGGGFGVGSGGSGGGSHGGSGGSDGGFGGGSGGSGGGSHGGSGGSDGGFGGGSGGSGGGSHGGSSGSGGEFGGGFGGSGGGSHGGSGGSDGGFGGGSGGSGGGSHGGSSGSDGGFGGGSGGSGGGSHGGSGGSGDGFGGGSGGGSDGGSGGSGGEFGGGSGGSFGGSHGGSGGSGGGSGGGSGGSGGGSDGGSGSGSGGSGGGFGGGSGGSHGGSGASGGGSGGGSSGSGGGSHGGSGGGFGGGSGGSGGGSHGGSGGSGGRSGGGSSGGSDGGSGGGFGGGLDIGLGFGTDGPGGSGSGIELGLGLGGGPGIELGFGTDGPGGFGGEPGGSGGGFGGGPGGSGGGSHGGSGGSGGGSGGGSGGSGGGFDGGSGGGSGVSGGGFGGGLDIGLGFGAGDGPGGSGGGLGGSVGGFGGRPGGSDGGFGDGSGGSGGFGGGFGGGPGGGFGGGSGGSGGSGGFGGGFGGGPGGGFGGGSGGSGGFGGGFGGGPGGGFGGGSGGSGGGSGGGAGGSGGGVSGGGAGGGGVNLQDKAVFIIHPDFFKTGAGAGLTGLPEVTEPIIIVSDNKFAQGGGGAGVGFSNALGGGGFAGAFSSVNRLGEAAAADTTAAHSSGAASTATAEEVSTSSGKSGSTSTSAIESASSLGSASISASSPSSEGFVASTFSSNGLTVGSATGDSTSASSGSFGRSTIENVSSSASAAEGASSSGATKSASFSSASESSGSATDGASFLTSASEGGSSSHGSVSSGSGTEGAFLFDASGSSLGSAAEVDTSLGSAAEVASSSSATEVASSGSAAEVTFSGSAAEVASSSGAAEVTSSNSAAEVTSSNAAAAASSGSAAEGVSSSSSGGFDASTFNSRKLSVESSTKDSSSSSSRKGGVLTITSSSLDGSSGINKAVTDESSGRGQSVLDSGASGGTKNIEKAANAKPASSGQIGLNGFSTSFSEGGSQQFIISSSGDASRFDSHRFSSSGSGGSSSSGASSSAILHSQSGGDLKLQAPDQLLKILNPGQTARGLQGIRGSSGQGGAVFFTQETDLASSQGGKTSITQLPVTRVTTVTHLPDDSKQGSSILKIAGSSTGFKNNQNVFTSPPSGAARFFASASNTKTFQASGKKSAGNKIVSISGSGTLTTLPTGDTVLALGSKQPIAISTSQGVIRNSRRTAPFSTTNSRQQRPRRIRGRLLRSL